TCATAAACACCGTACATCTTGCCCACGTTTCCGCCGCCATCCGACATCATCGGGAAAGGCACCGTCTTGGCCGTGATCATTTTGGACAACTCGTCATCGACCCACATCTTGTGCACGAACATGCTGTCCGTGCTCATCGACAGGACCTGGACTCCCAACTTGGCGAAGTCAGCGTTCTTCTCGGCGACCGCCGAGATTTCCGTCGCTCAGACAAAGGTGAAATCACCTGGATAAAAGCATAAGACAACCCATTTGCCCAAATAATCTGACAATTTGATCGAAGTGAAAGATCCATTGAAATATGCCGGAGCCGAAAAATCAGGCGCCTTTTTGCCAACTTGAATCATGGGCCGTTCTCCTTTGGTTACGGGTACGGGTTGGGGTGTTTCTTCGACCACCTCTTCGACTTCTGCCGTGGGGCGGGTACAACCCACCGCCATTTCTTCTGCCATGCGTACCTCCTTATATATAGTAACAGTATTCCCTATCAACAATACCGCTATTAGCTAATTCTATAAAAAAAAGCAAAGAATATTTACAAAAGCTATACATCATCACATCCCAATCCGACCTTTTCGGGAAATCCCAAACAGGCTTATCCGTGGCCAAAGCCCCGGGGAACGTTATCCGGGCTCGCGGCGGATCATGGCCCCAACACAATCCACCACATCATCTTCAGATTCGATCCCGGGGTTTGGCGTCAGGAAGCGGGGCCCCGCATTTTTCACACCGAACCCGGCCTTTTTCGTTCGACCCGACGGGTTGACGATGCCCGCAACTCGGGCAGACGCGGACCTGGCTGATCAACCGACGGAGCATTTCAACAAGAAACATGGCTTCCTCCAAAGACGCGACAAGAACCCGAGCATTGCAAATATAAATCTCCCCCAGCGACGAGGCGAGCCATCCCGCCGATCCGGAACGAATCGGGCACCCCGTCAATATATGAACGTCATTTCGCCAGCCTGCAATGCGAACACCGTGCGCTAACGCGGCCAAGGGACGATAACGCACCCGGCCCGACCGCGTCGAGGGCTATCCCTCCATGCTTGTCCCCGTTTCCATTGGATTTTCGACTTGCAATTCCCCGGATGGAAAGCCAAGGTT
The sequence above is drawn from the Deltaproteobacteria bacterium genome and encodes:
- a CDS encoding peroxiredoxin, with protein sequence MAEEMAVGCTRPTAEVEEVVEETPQPVPVTKGERPMIQVGKKAPDFSAPAYFNGSFTSIKLSDYLGKWVVLCFYPGDFTFVUATEISAVAEKNADFAKLGVQVLSMSTDSMFVHKMWVDDELSKMITAKTVPFPMMSDGGGNVGKMYGVYDEAAGVDVRGRFLIDPDGVVQAFEVVAPPVGRNIMETLRQIQAFQLVRESKGSQATPSGWKPGKPVLNPGPGLVGKVWEAWSVDKAFD